From the bacterium genome, the window CAGATATAATAAGGGATCATAATTCAAGTTGCGCCATTGGATCATATCCAGCTTAGTCTCTTGGATAAACCTTCCGAGGGCATCAAATTCAGCCTGAGTATCGGTAAAACCGGGCGCAACTAAGTAATTTATTGAGACAAACTTCCCGGCCTCCTTCATTATCTTAATGGATTCAACTACATCAGCAAAATTGTAGCCTATGGGCCGATAGTAGAGATTATAGAAAGGCTCTCTTAGACTGTTTAGGCTCACCCGGATGCTGTTAAGCCCTGCTTGACAGAGCCGGCGGATTACCTCGGGTCTGCTGGCGTTGGTATTCAGGTTAATAGTTCCTTTTCCGGTCACGACTCTTATCTTTTGGACCGCTTCGACCAGGACGTCTCCCGCCAGGAGTGGCTCTCCTTCACATCCTTGGCCAAAGCTGACCACCGGCCTTTTGGCTCTTTTAATATGATGCAGGGCCACTTCGGCCAATTCAAGAGGAGTCGGAACAAACTTTATTCTGGGTTGAACCGCAGGAAAATCCGGCGGCTGGCCGGTGGAGATACATCCGATACATGCGGCATTACACCTGGGGGAGGAAGGAAGAGGCGCTTCATATCTTTCCAGGAAAAAGTTTTTGGCCGCCGGACAACCATAAAGAGAGGCGCATTTCTCAAGATGCCTTATCAGTCTGTTTTTTGGATAAAACTGGGTTATCTTTTTTATATTCCCCCTAAGTTTATTGGTATCCATCAGCCGGAGGTCCTGGCGTCTCTCTCGATCGACTCTTAACGCCGAGGTGTAAAATTTGCCTTTGTACCAACACACGGCGGCATAAGAAAAGAGCGGCAGGGCAGGCGCCTTTTCTTTCTGAAGATAGGCGGCATTATATGTTACTGTATACCCGGGAGAGACAAAGGCAGCCATCGCGTAACATGGTTCTCTGGATTTTTTAAAGGGGTTGTCTTTAAAGGGAATAAACGTGCCGGTGATTTTGTCAAAACCACCAGGAATTCTTTCTTTTAGAATAAAGATTTCACTGGCGTAAGGGAGGGGTATGAGGTCTTCTTTATTCAGAGGGCAAAAATGTCCGGCCTTCATACCGGCGGCCTGAACCCCATCAACATCAAATATGTTTCCCTTTTCATCGGAAATAACTGCTTTTGGATAAGACATAACGCCACCTCCTGCCGCAGCCAAACAATCCTCGATCCTCGATGCTCGATCCTGGATGCTCGATCCTCGA encodes:
- a CDS encoding radical SAM protein produces the protein MSYPKAVISDEKGNIFDVDGVQAAGMKAGHFCPLNKEDLIPLPYASEIFILKERIPGGFDKITGTFIPFKDNPFKKSREPCYAMAAFVSPGYTVTYNAAYLQKEKAPALPLFSYAAVCWYKGKFYTSALRVDRERRQDLRLMDTNKLRGNIKKITQFYPKNRLIRHLEKCASLYGCPAAKNFFLERYEAPLPSSPRCNAACIGCISTGQPPDFPAVQPRIKFVPTPLELAEVALHHIKRAKRPVVSFGQGCEGEPLLAGDVLVEAVQKIRVVTGKGTINLNTNASRPEVIRRLCQAGLNSIRVSLNSLREPFYNLYYRPIGYNFADVVESIKIMKEAGKFVSINYLVAPGFTDTQAEFDALGRFIQETKLDMIQWRNLNYDPLLYLKMLNINHLPEGKFLGIKEEISYLKKHFPEVRHGYFNPFLSEVK